Proteins encoded by one window of Arabidopsis thaliana chromosome 2, partial sequence:
- a CDS encoding tRNAHis guanylyltransferase (tRNAHis guanylyltransferase; CONTAINS InterPro DOMAIN/s: tRNAHis guanylyltransferase (InterPro:IPR007537); BEST Arabidopsis thaliana protein match is: tRNAHis guanylyltransferase (TAIR:AT2G31580.1); Has 30201 Blast hits to 17322 proteins in 780 species: Archae - 12; Bacteria - 1396; Metazoa - 17338; Fungi - 3422; Plants - 5037; Viruses - 0; Other Eukaryotes - 2996 (source: NCBI BLink).) — MANSKYEYVKSFEVEDEVMFPNLIIIRIDGRDFSRFSQVHKFEKPNDETSLNLMNSCASSVLVEYPDIVFAYGYSDEYSFVFKKASRFYQRRASKILSLVASFFAAVYVTKWKEFFPHTKLEYAPSFASKVVSCASVEVLQAYLAWRQHDCHISNQYDTCLWMLVKSGKTLSETQEILKDTQKQQRNELLFQQFGINYKMLPVLFRQGSCLFKTKLEETVKHDENGKPVKRLRRRETLVHSENVAGRSFWNEHSSLHKDLGHFAKDIGKIEPDYVKSFQFESRLLPLTWVVVRIDGCHFHRFSEVHEFEKPNDEQALKLMNSCAVAVLEEFQDIAFAYGVSDEFSFVLKNKSELYKRQSSKIISAVVSFFTSTYMMRWGDFFPHKKLKYPPSFDGRAVCYPTSDILLDYLAWRQVDCHINNQYNTCFWMLVKSGKSKIQAQDYLKGTQTREKNELLSQQFGIEYNSLPVIFRMGSSVFRLKTQEGVTEENGEVSGKQVEAEVGVDYSNIIDQCFWQQHPHILSFS, encoded by the exons TAATGATGAGACATCTCTAAATTTGATGAATTCATGTGCATCTTCGGTTTTAGTAGAGTATCCTGATATAGTCTTTGCATATGGATATAGTGACGAGTACAG CTTTGTATTCAAGAAAGCATCAAGATTCTACCAGAGACGAGCCAG TAAGATTCTGTCTTTGGTAGCCTCATTTTTTGCTGCGGTCTATGTAACGAAATGGAAAGAGTTCTTTCCTCATACAAAATTAGAATATGCTCCTTCATTTGCTTCAAAAGTTGTAAGTTGTGCATCGGTAGAGGTTCTTCAAGCTTACCTTGCGTGGAGACAACATGACT GCCACATCAGTAATCAGTATGACACATGTCTTTGGATGTTAGTAAAAAGTGGAAAGACCTTAAGTGAAACTCAGGAGATTTTGAAG GATACACAGAAACAACAGAGAAATGAGCTTCTTTTTCAACAATTTggtattaattataaaatgcTTCCTGTATTATTTCGTCAAGGATCATGCCTTTTTAAGACAAAG TTGGAAGAAACTGTAAAGCATGATGAGAATGGAAAGCCTGTAAAACGAttgaggagaagagaaactttAGTGCATTCAGAAAATGTTGCTGGAAGAAGCTTTTGGAATGAGCACTCCTCTCTTCATAAAGATCTTGGACATTTTGCAAAAGACATTGGCAAAATTGAACCAGATTATGTTAAGTCGTTTCAGTTTGAGAGTAGATTATTACCTTTAACTTGGGTTGTGGTTAGGATTGATGGCTGCCATTTTCACAG ATTTTCTGAAGTTCATGAATTTGAGAAGCCAAATGATGAGCAAGCTCTGAAACTTATGAATTCATGTGCAGTGGCTGTTCTTGAGGAGTTTCAGGATATTGCCTTTGCCTACGGCGTTAGTGATGAGTTCAG CTTTGTTCTTAAGAATAAATCTGAGCTTTACAAAAGACAGTCCAG TAAGATAATATCTGCAGTAGTATCCTTCTTCACATCGACTTACATGATGAGATGGGGAGATTTTTTCCCTCACAAAAAATTGAAGTACCCTCCATCATTCGATGGACGAGCTGTTTGCTATCCAACATCAGATATTCTCCTGGATTATCTAGCTTGGAGACAAGTCGACT GCCATATCAACAATCAGTATAATACATGTTTCTGGATGCTTGTTAAGTCTGGAAAAAGCAAAATTCAAGCCCAGGATTACTTAAAG GGTACCCAGACACGAGAAAAAAACGAGTTACTTAGCCAGCAATTTGGAATTGAGTACAATTCATTACCTGTAATCTTCCGCATGGGTTCTTCCGTTTTCCGCCTAAAG ACGCAGGAAGGTGTTACAGAGGAGAATGGAGAAGTTTCAGGAAAGCAAGTGGAAGCAGAAGTGGGCGTAGACTATTCAAACATTATCGACCAATGTTTCTGGCAACAACATCCTCACATTCTTAGCTTCTCCTAA
- a CDS encoding tRNAHis guanylyltransferase (tRNAHis guanylyltransferase; FUNCTIONS IN: molecular_function unknown; INVOLVED IN: biological_process unknown; LOCATED IN: cellular_component unknown; CONTAINS InterPro DOMAIN/s: tRNAHis guanylyltransferase (InterPro:IPR007537); BEST Arabidopsis thaliana protein match is: tRNAHis guanylyltransferase (TAIR:AT2G31580.1); Has 882 Blast hits to 461 proteins in 224 species: Archae - 94; Bacteria - 85; Metazoa - 268; Fungi - 254; Plants - 81; Viruses - 2; Other Eukaryotes - 98 (source: NCBI BLink).), producing the protein MANSKYEYVKSFEVEDEVMFPNLIIIRIDGRDFSRFSQVHKFEKPNDETSLNLMNSCASSVLVEYPDIVFAYGYSDEYSFVFKKASRFYQRRASKILSLVASFFAAVYVTKWKEFFPHTKLEYAPSFASKVVSCASVEVLQAYLAWRQHDCHISNQYDTCLWMLVKSGKTLSETQEILKDTQKQQRNELLFQQFGINYKMLPVLFRQGSCLFKTKVIFSIISFFYFLLEETVKHDENGKPVKRLRRRETLVHSENVAGRSFWNEHSSLHKDLGHFAKDIGKIEPDYVKSFQFESRLLPLTWVVVRIDGCHFHRFSEVHEFEKPNDEQALKLMNSCAVAVLEEFQDIAFAYGVSDEFSFVLKNKSELYKRQSSKIISAVVSFFTSTYMMRWGDFFPHKKLKYPPSFDGRAVCYPTSDILLDYLAWRQVDCHINNQYNTCFWMLVKSGKSKIQAQDYLKGTQTREKNELLSQQFGIEYNSLPVIFRMGSSVFRLKTQEGVTEENGEVSGKQVEAEVGVDYSNIIDQCFWQQHPHILSFS; encoded by the exons TAATGATGAGACATCTCTAAATTTGATGAATTCATGTGCATCTTCGGTTTTAGTAGAGTATCCTGATATAGTCTTTGCATATGGATATAGTGACGAGTACAG CTTTGTATTCAAGAAAGCATCAAGATTCTACCAGAGACGAGCCAG TAAGATTCTGTCTTTGGTAGCCTCATTTTTTGCTGCGGTCTATGTAACGAAATGGAAAGAGTTCTTTCCTCATACAAAATTAGAATATGCTCCTTCATTTGCTTCAAAAGTTGTAAGTTGTGCATCGGTAGAGGTTCTTCAAGCTTACCTTGCGTGGAGACAACATGACT GCCACATCAGTAATCAGTATGACACATGTCTTTGGATGTTAGTAAAAAGTGGAAAGACCTTAAGTGAAACTCAGGAGATTTTGAAG GATACACAGAAACAACAGAGAAATGAGCTTCTTTTTCAACAATTTggtattaattataaaatgcTTCCTGTATTATTTCGTCAAGGATCATGCCTTTTTAAGACAAAGGTGATCTTTTCCAttatttcattcttttattttcta TTGGAAGAAACTGTAAAGCATGATGAGAATGGAAAGCCTGTAAAACGAttgaggagaagagaaactttAGTGCATTCAGAAAATGTTGCTGGAAGAAGCTTTTGGAATGAGCACTCCTCTCTTCATAAAGATCTTGGACATTTTGCAAAAGACATTGGCAAAATTGAACCAGATTATGTTAAGTCGTTTCAGTTTGAGAGTAGATTATTACCTTTAACTTGGGTTGTGGTTAGGATTGATGGCTGCCATTTTCACAG ATTTTCTGAAGTTCATGAATTTGAGAAGCCAAATGATGAGCAAGCTCTGAAACTTATGAATTCATGTGCAGTGGCTGTTCTTGAGGAGTTTCAGGATATTGCCTTTGCCTACGGCGTTAGTGATGAGTTCAG CTTTGTTCTTAAGAATAAATCTGAGCTTTACAAAAGACAGTCCAG TAAGATAATATCTGCAGTAGTATCCTTCTTCACATCGACTTACATGATGAGATGGGGAGATTTTTTCCCTCACAAAAAATTGAAGTACCCTCCATCATTCGATGGACGAGCTGTTTGCTATCCAACATCAGATATTCTCCTGGATTATCTAGCTTGGAGACAAGTCGACT GCCATATCAACAATCAGTATAATACATGTTTCTGGATGCTTGTTAAGTCTGGAAAAAGCAAAATTCAAGCCCAGGATTACTTAAAG GGTACCCAGACACGAGAAAAAAACGAGTTACTTAGCCAGCAATTTGGAATTGAGTACAATTCATTACCTGTAATCTTCCGCATGGGTTCTTCCGTTTTCCGCCTAAAG ACGCAGGAAGGTGTTACAGAGGAGAATGGAGAAGTTTCAGGAAAGCAAGTGGAAGCAGAAGTGGGCGTAGACTATTCAAACATTATCGACCAATGTTTCTGGCAACAACATCCTCACATTCTTAGCTTCTCCTAA
- a CDS encoding tRNAHis guanylyltransferase (tRNAHis guanylyltransferase; FUNCTIONS IN: molecular_function unknown; INVOLVED IN: biological_process unknown; LOCATED IN: cellular_component unknown; CONTAINS InterPro DOMAIN/s: tRNAHis guanylyltransferase (InterPro:IPR007537); BEST Arabidopsis thaliana protein match is: tRNAHis guanylyltransferase (TAIR:AT2G31580.1); Has 883 Blast hits to 462 proteins in 224 species: Archae - 94; Bacteria - 87; Metazoa - 268; Fungi - 254; Plants - 79; Viruses - 2; Other Eukaryotes - 99 (source: NCBI BLink).), which translates to MANSKYEYVKSFEVEDEVMFPNLIIIRIDGRDFSRFSQVHKFEKPNDETSLNLMNSCASSVLVEYPDIVFAYGYSDEYSFVFKKASRFYQRRASKILSLVASFFAAVYVTKWKEFFPHTKLEYAPSFASKVVSCASVEVLQAYLAWRQHDCHISNQYDTCLWMLVKSGKTLSETQEILKDTQKQQRNELLFQQFGINYKMLPVLFRQGSCLFKTKKSKSFQLLEETVKHDENGKPVKRLRRRETLVHSENVAGRSFWNEHSSLHKDLGHFAKDIGKIEPDYVKSFQFESRLLPLTWVVVRIDGCHFHRFSEVHEFEKPNDEQALKLMNSCAVAVLEEFQDIAFAYGVSDEFSFVLKNKSELYKRQSSKIISAVVSFFTSTYMMRWGDFFPHKKLKYPPSFDGRAVCYPTSDILLDYLAWRQVDCHINNQYNTCFWMLVKSGKSKIQAQDYLKGTQTREKNELLSQQFGIEYNSLPVIFRMGSSVFRLKTQEGVTEENGEVSGKQVEAEVGVDYSNIIDQCFWQQHPHILSFS; encoded by the exons TAATGATGAGACATCTCTAAATTTGATGAATTCATGTGCATCTTCGGTTTTAGTAGAGTATCCTGATATAGTCTTTGCATATGGATATAGTGACGAGTACAG CTTTGTATTCAAGAAAGCATCAAGATTCTACCAGAGACGAGCCAG TAAGATTCTGTCTTTGGTAGCCTCATTTTTTGCTGCGGTCTATGTAACGAAATGGAAAGAGTTCTTTCCTCATACAAAATTAGAATATGCTCCTTCATTTGCTTCAAAAGTTGTAAGTTGTGCATCGGTAGAGGTTCTTCAAGCTTACCTTGCGTGGAGACAACATGACT GCCACATCAGTAATCAGTATGACACATGTCTTTGGATGTTAGTAAAAAGTGGAAAGACCTTAAGTGAAACTCAGGAGATTTTGAAG GATACACAGAAACAACAGAGAAATGAGCTTCTTTTTCAACAATTTggtattaattataaaatgcTTCCTGTATTATTTCGTCAAGGATCATGCCTTTTTAAGACAAAG AAATCTAAGAGCTTTCAATTG TTGGAAGAAACTGTAAAGCATGATGAGAATGGAAAGCCTGTAAAACGAttgaggagaagagaaactttAGTGCATTCAGAAAATGTTGCTGGAAGAAGCTTTTGGAATGAGCACTCCTCTCTTCATAAAGATCTTGGACATTTTGCAAAAGACATTGGCAAAATTGAACCAGATTATGTTAAGTCGTTTCAGTTTGAGAGTAGATTATTACCTTTAACTTGGGTTGTGGTTAGGATTGATGGCTGCCATTTTCACAG ATTTTCTGAAGTTCATGAATTTGAGAAGCCAAATGATGAGCAAGCTCTGAAACTTATGAATTCATGTGCAGTGGCTGTTCTTGAGGAGTTTCAGGATATTGCCTTTGCCTACGGCGTTAGTGATGAGTTCAG CTTTGTTCTTAAGAATAAATCTGAGCTTTACAAAAGACAGTCCAG TAAGATAATATCTGCAGTAGTATCCTTCTTCACATCGACTTACATGATGAGATGGGGAGATTTTTTCCCTCACAAAAAATTGAAGTACCCTCCATCATTCGATGGACGAGCTGTTTGCTATCCAACATCAGATATTCTCCTGGATTATCTAGCTTGGAGACAAGTCGACT GCCATATCAACAATCAGTATAATACATGTTTCTGGATGCTTGTTAAGTCTGGAAAAAGCAAAATTCAAGCCCAGGATTACTTAAAG GGTACCCAGACACGAGAAAAAAACGAGTTACTTAGCCAGCAATTTGGAATTGAGTACAATTCATTACCTGTAATCTTCCGCATGGGTTCTTCCGTTTTCCGCCTAAAG ACGCAGGAAGGTGTTACAGAGGAGAATGGAGAAGTTTCAGGAAAGCAAGTGGAAGCAGAAGTGGGCGTAGACTATTCAAACATTATCGACCAATGTTTCTGGCAACAACATCCTCACATTCTTAGCTTCTCCTAA
- a CDS encoding TraB family protein (TraB family protein; CONTAINS InterPro DOMAIN/s: Pheromone shutdown-related, TraB (InterPro:IPR002816); BEST Arabidopsis thaliana protein match is: TraB family protein (TAIR:AT1G05270.1); Has 770 Blast hits to 747 proteins in 261 species: Archae - 151; Bacteria - 256; Metazoa - 126; Fungi - 0; Plants - 105; Viruses - 0; Other Eukaryotes - 132 (source: NCBI BLink).) — protein MELKPEVQYGDFSLTNSLVNVDKEDLRREEADSDAGSVIICDHSICDSGDGDICAVADYVECVAVETTEKLELPEEFAKSVMVLTCESTAEGGSCDVYLVGTAHVSQESCREVEAVISALKPQAVFLELCSSRLSILTPQTVKEPPTWMEMIYMWKKKHNLFEIVYGYILAKAAKKLEVFPGAEFRVGFEEANKYGGRVFLGDRSVQITLQRTWGKMPLWHKIKLVYSIVSQAVFLPNPKELEKMLKDLGDGDMLTLAIQEMSTEFPTLMETLVHERDKYMAYQLLRIASEHSSVVAVVGRGHLQGIKKNWNQTINIKELMELPTNESIFTVKNILKYMVVVVVGTAIVSGMYLAK, from the exons ATGGAGTTGAAGCCGGAGGTTCAATATGGAGATTTTTCGTTAACCAACAGCTTAGTGAATGTGGACAAGGAGGACCTTCGTAGGGAGGAAGCAGATAGCGACGCAGGTTCAGTGATTATCTGCGACCATTCGATATGTGAtagtggtgatggtgatataTGCGCTGTAGCAGATTATGTTGAGTGTGTGGCGGTGGAGACGACGGAGAAGTTGGAGCTGCCTGAGGAATTTGCGAAAAGCGTTATGGTTCTAACGTGCGAATCCACAGCTGAGGGTGGATCTTGTGATGTGTACTTAGTTGGCACTGCTCACGTATCACAG GAATCATGTCGAGAAGTTGAAGCTGTAATCAGCGCCTTGAAACCACAG GCTGTCTTTTTGGAGTTGTGTTCAAGTCGATTGTCTATTCTCACACCTCAGACTGTGAAG GAACCACCAACCTGGATGGAAATGATATAcatgtggaagaagaaacacaaccTATTTGAAATAGTTTACGGATATATTCTTGCAAAG GCCGCCAAGAAGCTTGAGGTTTTTCCTGGTGCTGAATTTCGTGTGGGATTTGAAGAGGCAAACAAATATGGTGGCAGAGTGTTTCTTGGCGATCGCTCAGTACAG ATCACGTTACAGAGAACATGGGGTAAGATGCCTCTATGgcataaaataaaactagtGTATAGCATAGTAAGTCAAGCTGTCTTTCTGCCGAACCCTAAGGAACTTGAGAAGATG CTGAAAGACCTGGGCGATGGGGATATGCTGACATTGGCGATTCAAGAAATGAGCACGGAATTTCCGACTCTCATGGAGACACTTGTGCATGAGCGAGATAA GTACATGGCATATCAATTGTTGAGAATTGCAAGTGAGCATAGTTCAGTCGTGGCAGTTGTGGGTAGAGGACATCTTCAAGGGATCAAGAAGAATTGGAACCAAACTATAAAC ATAAAGGAACTGATGGAGTTACCGACAAATGAATCCATATTTACTGTAAAGAATATTCTGAAATATATGGTGGTTGTAGTCGTTGGAACAGCCATAGTTTCCGGAATGTATCTTGCTAAGTAA
- a CDS encoding TraB family protein, whose product MELKPEVQYGDFSLTNSLVNVDKEDLRREEADSDAGSVIICDHSICDSGDGDICAVADYVECVAVETTEKLELPEEFAKSVMVLTCESTAEGGSCDVYLVGTAHVSQESCREVEAVISALKPQAVFLELCSSRLSILTPQTVKEPPTWMEMIYMWKKKHNLFEIVYGYILAKAAKKLEVFPGAEFRVGFEEANKYGGRVFLGDRSVQITLQRTWGKMPLWHKIKLVYSIVSQAVFLPNPKELEKMLKDLGDGDMLTLAIQEMSTEFPTLMETLVHERDKLVYYPL is encoded by the exons ATGGAGTTGAAGCCGGAGGTTCAATATGGAGATTTTTCGTTAACCAACAGCTTAGTGAATGTGGACAAGGAGGACCTTCGTAGGGAGGAAGCAGATAGCGACGCAGGTTCAGTGATTATCTGCGACCATTCGATATGTGAtagtggtgatggtgatataTGCGCTGTAGCAGATTATGTTGAGTGTGTGGCGGTGGAGACGACGGAGAAGTTGGAGCTGCCTGAGGAATTTGCGAAAAGCGTTATGGTTCTAACGTGCGAATCCACAGCTGAGGGTGGATCTTGTGATGTGTACTTAGTTGGCACTGCTCACGTATCACAG GAATCATGTCGAGAAGTTGAAGCTGTAATCAGCGCCTTGAAACCACAG GCTGTCTTTTTGGAGTTGTGTTCAAGTCGATTGTCTATTCTCACACCTCAGACTGTGAAG GAACCACCAACCTGGATGGAAATGATATAcatgtggaagaagaaacacaaccTATTTGAAATAGTTTACGGATATATTCTTGCAAAG GCCGCCAAGAAGCTTGAGGTTTTTCCTGGTGCTGAATTTCGTGTGGGATTTGAAGAGGCAAACAAATATGGTGGCAGAGTGTTTCTTGGCGATCGCTCAGTACAG ATCACGTTACAGAGAACATGGGGTAAGATGCCTCTATGgcataaaataaaactagtGTATAGCATAGTAAGTCAAGCTGTCTTTCTGCCGAACCCTAAGGAACTTGAGAAGATG CTGAAAGACCTGGGCGATGGGGATATGCTGACATTGGCGATTCAAGAAATGAGCACGGAATTTCCGACTCTCATGGAGACACTTGTGCATGAGCGAGATAAGTTAGTATACTATCCTCTCTAA
- a CDS encoding Ubiquitin-like superfamily protein (Ubiquitin-like superfamily protein; CONTAINS InterPro DOMAIN/s: Ubiquitin (InterPro:IPR000626), Ubiquitin supergroup (InterPro:IPR019955); BEST Arabidopsis thaliana protein match is: Ubiquitin-like superfamily protein (TAIR:AT4G05230.1); Has 234 Blast hits to 197 proteins in 60 species: Archae - 0; Bacteria - 0; Metazoa - 37; Fungi - 4; Plants - 98; Viruses - 14; Other Eukaryotes - 81 (source: NCBI BLink).) — MEISEQESVLEVKKRLGQFLQIPTSSITLFVSCWELIDGLDIEDYPIISHGTRIDLTVTPLFTAPSFIHAAVRKIHVTVKFPSKQFTVEVDRTETVSSLKDKIHIVENTPIKRMQLYYSGIELADDYRNLNEYGITEFSEIVVFLKSINRAKDVAPVRKLCFLVQTSSSLFNGARIPVEIKDTCTISEMREGLQANKTLPRDEYIFVHKQRIMRENCSLRWHGVENGDTLFVFKGSISREGF, encoded by the exons ATGGAAATCAGCGAACAAGAATCTGTGTTGGAGGTCAAGAAACGTCTAGGACAGTTTCTTCAGATACCAACATCTTCTATAActctctttgtctcttgttGGGAACTCATCGACGGTCTTGACATCGAAGATTACCCAATCATCTCTCACGGCACCAGAATCGACCTCACCGTAACTCCCCTTTTCACCGCACCGTCTTTTATCCACGCCGCCGTTAGGAAAATTCACGTCACCGTCAAGTTCCCGTCAAAACAGTTCACCGTCGAAGTAGACAGAACCGAAACG GTAAGTAGCTTAAAGGACAAGATTCACATTGTTGAGAACACACCGATAAAGCGAATGCAGTTATACTATTCTGGGATCGAGCTAGCTGATGATTATCGAAACCTAAACGAATATGGAATCACAGAATTCTCAGAGATTGTGGTGTTTCTTAAGTCAATCAACCGTGCGAAAGACGTCGCTCCGGTAAggaaactctgtttcttggtGCAGACGTCATCGAGTTTATTCAACGGTGCGCGAATTCCAGTGGAGATTAAGGACACTTGCACCATCTCGGAGATGCGAGAAGGGTTACAAGCTAACAAGACGTTGCCAAGAGACGAGTATATATTCGTACACAAGCAACGGATTATGCGAGAGAATTGTAGTCTTCGGTGGCATGGTGTTGAAAATGGTGACActctttttgtgtttaaagGGTCTATTAGTCGTGAAGGTTTctga